The DNA sequence ctatatatatcacaCTCCATTCCCTCAGTCATTCACATTGAAAAATCGAACGGcaacttcaaaaaattcaacattcaTTTCTTAGCCCTTACACTCTCAAGAGCAGTCAGCAAAATTTCATACTCCACCGTTGAAGATTTACAATTGGAAAGACATTTagtaagttatttattaaattcttatgttattttttccttttaaatatcttcttatattaaaaaaatttttattgatgtgtatattattttattttgaagataTGGCGGAGCAAAATACcgttgatattattatatattttggaggtCAACAAATCAATTCGAATGGTTCTGTAAGTTATGATCGTCCTCCACTCGGATTCATGCAGATTTCTCGTAGTACTACATTTGCTGAGTTGGAGTTAATTTTGTATGATGAAATTGGTATGAATAGGAATAATGTTAAactgaatatattttttaaatacataacatttaattttggccAAAGGAATGAGATGTTGTTGGCAATTAAAAAGGATCgtgatatgaatttttttttaaatccgGTGAATGGATATGTGtcgattgatatttttgtcgaAGCGAAAAAAGTTCAGCAAGAAGCTGTACCCGATGACTCAGCTGTTGGTGATTGGGGAACGTATATGTCTATGATAACCCAAGATTTGCCGAGCTTACCAGTAGTAACTCAACAAATGGGCCGGTTTGGTATTAATGAAGATTATGCAGGTCCATCGTCCTATGCAGGCCCATCATCATATGCAGGTCCATCGTCGTATGCAGGCCCATCATCATATTCAGGTCCGACTGCATATTCAGGTTCATCGGGTTATGCATGTCCATCGAATTATGTGGATTCATCTGAATGCGATGATGAAGATGTCGAGTTCGAAGCTGATAGTTTGTTGAACACTGAGCAAGCTGACTCAGAACCAGATGAGGTCGATCTGCCAGAACAGATTGAACAGAATAATGACGATGATGGTGACGTAAGTATACCTGTTATGATGGATGTTCTTGGTGAGAATGCACAAGAGCAATTTGACTTGAACATGCCTGCCATGCCTGACCGAATGACCCTATATCCGGACATTCCATTTTTTAGCACAACACATCCAGAAGTCCCTGCTGACTCGATTGATATCCCTACTGGTAGGTGGGGTAATTTTTATGACTCTAACACTGGGGAGCTCGCCAATGGGATGCTGTTTAAAAGTAGGGACCATTTAAAAGGAAGCGTGCAAGATTATTCGGTCCGGTTTGCAAGACGAGAATACCGGGTGGTGGAGAGCAAGAAAAACTTATGGAAAGTCGCTTGCAAATATGATGCACAGACTGGGTGCTGTTGGATGCTAAGGgccattttcaaataaaatatgggATTATATAAAGTTACCAGGTACGTCGGATCACATACATGTCTGATGAATGAAATTTCTGTTGACCATGGTaacttaggaaagagtatgaTCGCAACACATCTGCTGGGTATGGTTCGTCAAGACCCATCTTGTGATATAAAACATGTCCAGCAGATTGTGAAACataaatttggatttgaagtCACATATCATAAGGCCTGGTGTGCTTTGAAAGCCGCTAGAGAACAGGTGTATGGAACGTGGGAGAGTTCTGTTCAGAAGTTGCCCAAATATATGGCGGCATTGAAAAAATGGAATCCCGGGACCGTTGTGGAGTGGTTGCATTTGGAAACAGACACCCCGAACAGGTACATGTTGAATTATGTTTTCTGGGCTTTCAGACCATGTATTGAGGGATATCGTTATTGTCGTAACGTTATAAGCGTGGATGGAACACATTTGTACACGAAGTACAAACATAAAATGCTGGTAGCAGTAACTTTAGATGCAAATCAGCAAGTGTTGCCGTTAGCGTTTGCACTCGTGGACGAAGAGTCACTTGCGTCATGGCGTTGGTTCCTCCGAATGCTTTCCAAATATTTGTGCCCGTCAGAGGATGATCGAGTTTGTTTGATTTCAGACAGGCATGCTGGTTTGATCAATGCTATAAATTATGTGCCCGCATTCAAATTTCCCCGCGGAGTACATCGATTTTGTTTACGGCATGTCTGCTCAAATTTTaacacaaaattcaagaacatCCAGTTGAAGGATATGTGCTGGAGAGCAGGGGCCGAAGACAATCCTCGAAAATTTGATAGAATAATGGAAGAGATCAAATCATTGAACGAAGAAGCGTACGACTGGCTTGAGAGAATTGACAAGGCTCAATGGACGTCGGCGCATGATGGTGGTTGGAGAACGGGTATTCTAACTACAAACATGTCTGAGTGCATAAACGGAGTATTAAAAGGTGCGAGACGCTTACCAATTGTGGCTATTGTACAAATAACGTTATCCCGCTCTGTGCAGTATTTCTTGCAGCGCTCTACACGGTGTAATCGTATGATCAATGCAAATCAACAATGGGCTGATTATGCGTTCAAGTTGTTCGAGGCCCGTCAGGCAGAGGCAGTACGTCACATTGTTCAGAAATTTGACTATAACCAACAATCTGCCTCAGTGGTGACATTGAGCTTGACCGGGCAGGGCTCCCGTACTTATGTCGTCAAATTGAAGCATCGTATGTGTTCTTGTGGCAAGTGGGGTGCAAATGGAATTCCAACATGCCATTCCATTCAGGCATGTCGGCATTTTGGGGTTAACgcatcaaattttattcctcACTATTACAGTGTACAATCATACAAGAAGACATATCAAGGGAGGTTTGAGCCTGTGTACGGTGAAGAATATTGGGAACCGGTGGATTTTGAACTTGTGCATAATCCCGCACTGCGAGCTCGTCGAGGCCCAGGTAGACAAGTATCTACTAGAATACCGAACGAAATGGATAGACCACAAGTACGTGCTCGCCAACAATATCAGGCTCGTCAAGCTCGGGGTTGATTCTAACTTGTTAAATGCAACTTTGTATCATGCTACATATGTTGAAATGCAACTTTGTAATTGCAAAtcttgcttttatttttataatatataattgcaaattataaaatgggAACTAAAATGAACTTACTTAATAtacatacgtatatatatataataatcacattttatatataataatcatactttatatttaattgaatatacatacgtataatcatataataatcacattttatgtataataatcATACTTTACAGCATATTGAATAtacatacgtatatatatataataatcatattttatatataataatcatactTTACAGCATATtgaatatacatatgtatatatatatataataatcatattttatatataatagtcatactttatatttaattgaatatacatacgtatatatatataataatcacattttatatataataatcatactTTACATATGCTttacaaattgaaaattgaatgtaaattgaaaataaattttatagacATCTCAATTTACATGTGCTTTATACAAAGCTAATAATGCCCTCCAGTGCCACAACGTGGACGTCTTCTGTGCCTTCGGGTAAAAGCTCGATGGACCAGCCTCTGTTCGACCAGTAGATGGCCCGGTCTCGGCATGTACGCTCGACGGACCAGCCTCTGTGAATGCGTTGTCACGAGCTGTGTCTGTCGGTCTAACTCGAACGCTTGGATATCGTGAACTAgaaaagttcataatttcaCGTCCGATCGTACGCGCTCGCGCTCGAGTATCTCTTAACGACTGCTGATCATCTCCGACATTTTCACAATCAATCACTAGCTGCTCCATTCTATTATACtgttaaacaaaatcaaattataagcAGAATCAACTAgctaaaataaatgaacataaaataaattagaaggtGCTTACCACATATTCCCAATCACGGGTGTCAGTCGGTCGATAACCCGGCGTGTTCGTAGACAATatgttttgtgaaatttggaCCCGAGTAATTTGATGATACCAGTTCATATAGTCAGGAACGGTAATCACGACCACCTTCAAT is a window from the Sesamum indicum cultivar Zhongzhi No. 13 linkage group LG15, S_indicum_v1.0, whole genome shotgun sequence genome containing:
- the LOC105178410 gene encoding uncharacterized protein LOC105178410, whose protein sequence is MNFFLNPVNGYVSIDIFVEAKKVQQEAVPDDSAVGDWGTYMSMITQDLPSLPVVTQQMGRFGINEDYAGPSSYAGPSSYAGPSSYAGPSSYSGPTAYSGSSGYACPSNYVDSSECDDEDVEFEADSLLNTEQADSEPDEVDLPEQIEQNNDDDGDVSIPVMMDVLGENAQEQFDLNMPAMPDRMTLYPDIPFFSTTHPEVPADSIDIPTGRWGNFYDSNTGELANGMLFKSRDHLKGSVQDYSVRFARREYRVVESKKNLWKVACKYDAQTGYVGSHTCLMNEISVDHGNLGKSMIATHLLGMVRQDPSCDIKHVQQIVKHKFGFEVTYHKAWCALKAAREQVYGTWESSVQKLPKYMAALKKWNPGTVVEWLHLETDTPNRYMLNYVFWAFRPCIEGYRYCRNVISVDGTHLYTKYKHKMLVAVTLDANQQVLPLAFALVDEESLASWRWFLRMLSKYLCPSEDDRVCLISDRHAGLINAINYVPAFKFPRGVHRFCLRHVCSNFNTKFKNIQLKDMCWRAGAEDNPRKFDRIMEEIKSLNEEAYDWLERIDKAQWTSAHDGGWRTGILTTNMSECINGVLKGARRLPIVAIVQITLSRSVQYFLQRSTRCNRMINANQQWADYAFKLFEARQAEAVRHIVQKFDYNQQSASVVTLSLTGQGSRTYVVKLKHRMCSCGKWGANGIPTCHSIQACRHFGVNASNFIPHYYSVQSYKKTYQGRFEPVYGEEYWEPVDFELVHNPALRARRGPGRQVSTRIPNEMDRPQVRARQQYQARQARG